The uncultured Paludibaculum sp. sequence TCGCAGCCGCCTTGAGCGCGCCCGCACTTCTCACCGCCAGTGCTAAGAACAAAACGCCGCCGGCGAACAGCAGCACCAACAGCAGGTTCTTCCAAAGGGCGGCCATACTCGCTCCCCCTCAAGGTAGACCTTAGTGATTACGAGATTATAGATCTGTTTCTCCTCAAACAGAAACGCCCGTCTTGCCGCCGGCCAGATCCGGGCCTCTCGGTCAACTCGTGGGTACGATCCACTCCCCGCTTGCCGGATATCCGTTGCATCACGGCGGATTCGCTGGGCTTCCTAGACACCATCAGCAGCGGCAACAGAAGGAACAGGGTGTTCACCGTGGTGGGCTACGGAATGCAAAGCTACATCAAGCCCTTCAACTCCGACATCTGGGAGCGCCACTTTGGTCAAGTCCGCCTGGTGGAGCTAAAGAGCACGTTCAACGGCGACAAGGCGAGCGCCAAGCTCACCAACAACCCCGGGAGCACTTCGGGCGGCTCGTGTTACGGCGACTCCGGCGGGTCCGCCTTCTACAGCACAACGAACATGGTCGTAGCGGTGGTCTCATGGGGTATCACGCCATGTATCGGTGTGGACCGCAACTTCCGCATCAACACGCCCGCGGCGCAGGATTTCGTACGCCAGTACCTGCATTGAGCCGGTAGGGGAGCAAGGTGGCGGGGCAAGCCGGGGTGCTGCCTCGTCCCTCGCAGCATTCGCCAAGGCCGGGCCAGCCCATTGCCTGGCAGTTCGCCGGAACCGCGCCGGACCTCCGCGCTTCCTGCACGAATAGACTTCCACCGGCGCCCGTCCTGGAGCCGCGGCGTTCGGGCAAGTTGTCCGTCTCCACCGCACTGTGCCATGTTGAGGGCATGAGCGCGACCCGCGTGACCCAATTCGTGAACGCACCGCGTGAACGAGTCTATGGCGCACTCCTCGACGCGGCCGCGGTCGCCAAATGGAAAGTCCCGGACGGCATGACCTGCCAGGTACATGAGTTCGACGCCCGCCAGGGCGGCTTCTTCCGTGTCTCGCTGACCTACGATGCGCCGGAGGCGGCAGGCAAAACATCCGCACACACGGACACCTACCACGGCTGGTTCGTGGAACTCGTGCCCAATGAGAGAGTCGTGGAAACAGTGGAATTCGAAACCGCGGATCCGGCCCTGGAAGGCAAGATGACGATCACAACCACACTCACGGACAGGAACGGCGGCACCGAAATAGTGGGCTTGCACGACGGCCTGCCGACGGGCGTGCCGCCAGAGGACAACGAGCAGGGCTGGCGCATGGCGCTAGCCAAGCTCGCCGCCCTCGTAGAGGCAGGCTAGCGAACAACCGCCCAACTCCTCCCGGTTGCCGGCCGGAAATGCGGCAAGTCCGGCATGTCCGCACTCAGTGCTGCCGGTAACTCACTCGACCTTTCCCTCCTCTGGGACAATAAACAACATCCCCATGACTCTTGGATTCGTTGGAACAGGCGCCATCACGGAAGCCATCGTCACCGGCCTCAGTACACCAGGGGGACCCGACCACCCCATCCGGCTGTCGCCGCGCAATGCGTCCGTCGCCGCCGCCCTGGCGGCCCGGTTCAGCAACGTCTCCGTCTGCGCATCCAACCAGGCCGTACTCGATACGTGCGACACCGTCGTCGTTGCGGTGCGTCCTCAAGTCGCGCCCGAAGTTCTCTCCGCCCTACGCTTCTCGTCCAGCCATACCGTTATCAGCCTGATAGCTGGATTCTCGGCGCTCCGCATCGCGGACCTTGTGAATCCAGCTACTCGCATCTCGAGAGCCATTCCGCTGCCGTCGGTCGCCCAAAGACGCAGCCCCATCGCAGTCTATCCGCCGCAAAGTGCCGCCGCCGACCTGTTTGCCCCCTTGGGACAGATCTTCGGGATCGAGACAGAGGCCCACCTCAACGCCTTCAGCACCGCCACGTCCACCATGGCGGCCTATTTTGCATTCATGGGGCACATTGCCTCTTGGGTGGCCGCGAAGGGCATTGCGGAACAGCAGGCCCGGCAGTACATCGCCCTCCTGTTCGCCGGACTCGCCGACACTGGCCTGGAGACGTCCGAGCGGACAGCCAGCGATCTCGCAGCGGCTCACTCCACACCCGGCGGATTGAACGAACAACTCCTTCGCCACTTGACGGATCACCAGGTGTTCGACACCCTCACGGAAGCTCTCGACGCCGTTCACCGCAGGGCGGTCGGAGGCCCGGCGTAGGTGGGCCCTGGAATGGCCAGCCCGTCGCTCCGCTGAAGATGCGTTCGCGCCTGGCCCTCGCTTGAAGACGCGCCCGGAACCGATACCCGCTTACTGACGTGCGCGGTTCGCAGCGGGCGGGAGACCCCTCCCTGACGGTCGGGGCTCGTAGCGGCTTCATCCGCTTTGGCGGCCTGGCGGGTCATGGTTGACTCCGTTGAAGACGCGCTCGCAACGGGTGCCCGCTCCGTTGAAGACGCGTGCGCAACTGGTACCCGCTTACTGACGTGCGCGGTTCGCAGCGAGCGGAGACCCCTCCCTTACGGTTGGGGTTCGTAACGCGGCTTCATCCACTTTGGCGGCCCGCAGGGCCATGCGGGACTCCTTGCCAGTCGCGGTTCGCACGCGGCGGAGGACCCCTCCCTGACGGTCGGGGTTCGTAGCGGCTTCATCCGCTTTGGTGGCGGGCTTCACGGGACTTCTATTTGGACGGAATGGGCGTCGCCTGCCAGTCGCTACCCCAGCGTGATGGCTTGGGTCCCATCTTGAACGCCAGTGTCGAGCCCGATTGAATTTGCTCCCAAGTGATCAGGGGATCGTTCAGAGGTTTTCCATCGAGCATCGCGGACTGAATATACAGGTTCGTGGAGGACACATTGTCAGCCACAACTCGGAAGGTCTTCCCATTCCGCAGCCGGATGCTCATGCGGCTGTACATCGGGCTGCCGATCAGGAACTCGCCGCTGGCCGGATTCACCGGGTAGAACCCCATCGCCGTAAACAGCAGCCACGCGGACATCTGGCCGCAGTCATCATCCCCATCCAAGCCGCCGGCGTCGTAGCCATATTCGGCCGCCGCGATCTCGCGCACCTTCGCCTGCGTCTTCCAGGGCTGGCCGGCGAAGTCGTACAGGTATGCGTAGTGGTGGCTCGGTTCGTTGCTGTGCACATTGTGCCCGCCGCTGAAGTGGGCATCGAGCTTCTTGGCGTAGGCGTCCCGGCCGCCCAGCAGTTGGACCAGACCCGCCTGATCGTGCAGCGGCGACCACGTATACGCCCAGGCATCGCCCTCCGTCCAGCCCGCCTCTGATCGGTTGCCCTGTGTATCCGCCGGCCCCCCGATCGGAGCCCACCGGCCATCTGAGGTTTTTCCATTCATCAGTCCTAGTGCGGGATTGAACAGATTTCGATCATTCAACGAACGCCGCAGGAAGAACCGGTAATCCTCCTCCTTCCCCAGAGCCTTCGCAATCTGCGCCACACACCAGTCGTCGTAGCTGTCCTCCAGCGTCCGCGACGCTGCTTCGTCGGTCTTGTCGGTGGGAATGTAGCCAAGTTGTTTGTAGTAGGTCAGGCCCGCCCGGCCCTCGTAAGGAGTGCCCTCTTCCCGGTCCAGCCAGCGCCGGGTAGTATCTCCATCCGGCGGCACCATGGCATCCTTATAAAC is a genomic window containing:
- a CDS encoding SRPBCC family protein, encoding MSATRVTQFVNAPRERVYGALLDAAAVAKWKVPDGMTCQVHEFDARQGGFFRVSLTYDAPEAAGKTSAHTDTYHGWFVELVPNERVVETVEFETADPALEGKMTITTTLTDRNGGTEIVGLHDGLPTGVPPEDNEQGWRMALAKLAALVEAG
- a CDS encoding trypsin-like serine protease, translated to MPDIRCITADSLGFLDTISSGNRRNRVFTVVGYGMQSYIKPFNSDIWERHFGQVRLVELKSTFNGDKASAKLTNNPGSTSGGSCYGDSGGSAFYSTTNMVVAVVSWGITPCIGVDRNFRINTPAAQDFVRQYLH
- a CDS encoding pyrroline-5-carboxylate reductase → MTLGFVGTGAITEAIVTGLSTPGGPDHPIRLSPRNASVAAALAARFSNVSVCASNQAVLDTCDTVVVAVRPQVAPEVLSALRFSSSHTVISLIAGFSALRIADLVNPATRISRAIPLPSVAQRRSPIAVYPPQSAAADLFAPLGQIFGIETEAHLNAFSTATSTMAAYFAFMGHIASWVAAKGIAEQQARQYIALLFAGLADTGLETSERTASDLAAAHSTPGGLNEQLLRHLTDHQVFDTLTEALDAVHRRAVGGPA